The Oxyura jamaicensis isolate SHBP4307 breed ruddy duck chromosome 8, BPBGC_Ojam_1.0, whole genome shotgun sequence genome has a segment encoding these proteins:
- the COLGALT2 gene encoding procollagen galactosyltransferase 2 isoform X2 yields the protein MEDPQSYPEEIGPKHWPSSRFTHVMKLRQAALRAAREKWSDYILFVDTDNLLTNPQTLNLMIAENKTLVAPMLESRSLYSNFWCGITPQGYYKRTLDYPLIREWKRTGCFAVPMIHSTFLIDLRKEASTKLMFYPPHQDYTWSFDDIMVFAFSSRQAGIQMYICNREHYGFLPMPLKPHQMLQEEAENFVHTLIEAMIDRPPIEPSQYVSVPPKHPDKMGFDEIFMINLKRRKDRRDRMLRTLYEQEIAVKIVEAVDGKALNTSQLKALSIDMLPGYRDPYSSRPLTRGEIGCFLSHYYIWKEVVNRELEKTLVIEDDVRFEHQFKRKLMKLMDDIEEAQLDWELIYIGRKRMQVQQPEKAVPNVMNLVEADYSYWTLGYAISFQGAQKLIGAEPFSKMLPVDEFLPVMYNKHPVAKYMEYYESRDLKAFSAEPLLVYPTHYTGQPGYLSDTETSTIWDNETVSTDWDRTHSWKSRQQGKIHSDAQNKDALPPQSSLNTPSSRDEL from the exons ATGGAAGACCCGCA GTCTTACCCAGAAGAGATTGGACCAAAGCATTGGCCAAGCTCCCGGTTCACCCATGTGATGAAACTCCGACAGGCTGCCCTGCGTGCTGCGCGAGAGAAGTGGTCAGACTACATCCTG TTTGTTGATACAGATAACCTACTGACCAACCCACAAACCCTGAACCTGATGATAGCAGAGAACAAGACATTGGTGGCACCAATGCTCGAGTCTCGCTCTCTCTATTCGAACTTCTGGTGTGGCATCACCCCCCAG GGCTATTACAAAAGGACCCTGGATTATCCCCTGATTCGGGAATGGAAGAGGACAGGCTGTTTTGCTGTCCCAATGATTCATTCCACATTCCTCATTGACTTGAGGAAAGAGGCCTCTACCAAGCTGATGTTCTACCCGCCCCACCAGGACTACACCTGGAGCTTTGATGATATCATGGTCTTTGCCTTCTCCAGTCGCCAAGCAG GAATTCAGATGTACATCTGCAACCGTGAGCACTATGGTTTCCTTCCCATGCCCCTGAAACCACATCAGATGCTGCAAGAAGAAGCTGAGAACTTTGTGCACACATTAATTGAAGCTATGA TTGATCGTCCTCCCATTGAACCTTCTCAGTATGTCTCTGTTCCTCCAAAGCACCCTGACAAGATGGGATTTGACGAA ATTTTCATGATCAATCTGAAGCGTCGGAAAGACAGGCGGGATCGGATGCTGCGGACTCTCTATGAACAGGAGATTGCAGTCAAGATAGTGGAAGCTGTGGATGGAAA AGCACTGAACACAAGTCAGCTCAAAGCTCTCAGCATTGATATGCTTCCGGGTTACCGTGACCCATATTCCTCCAGACCACTAACCAGGGGAGAGATCGGCTGCTTCCTTAGTCACTATTACATCTGGAAGGAG GTGGTGAACAGAGAACTGGAGAAGACGCTGGTTATCGAGGACGATGTGCGCTTTGAACACCAGTTTAAAAGGAAGCTCATGAAGCTGATGGATGACATTGAAGAAGCACAACTAGATTGGGAGCTTAT ATACATTGGACGGAAAAGGATGCAGGTGCAGCAGCCTGAGAAAGCAGTTCCCAATGTCATGAACCTCGTGGAAGCTGATTACTCTTATTGGACTCTGGGGTATGCAATCTCTTTCCAAGGTGCTCAGAAACTAATTGGAGCTGAGCCTTTCAGCAAGATGCTGCCTGTAGATGAATTTCTGCCGGTCATGTACAACAAGCACCCTGT AGCAAAGTACATGGAATACTATGAGTCCAGAGACTTGAAAGCCTTTTCAGCAGAACCACTGCTTGTTTACCCCACCCACTACACAGGCCAGCCAGGCTACCTCAGCGACACAGAGACCTCTACTATCTGGGACAATGAGACCGTGTCAACTGACTGGGACCGAACACACTCCTGGAAGTCCCGGCAGCAGGGCAAGATCCATAGCGATGCCCAGAACAAGGATGCCCTGCCTCCTCAGTCATCTCTCAACACGCCATCCTCCAGGGATGAGCTATGA